A single window of Periophthalmus magnuspinnatus isolate fPerMag1 chromosome 9, fPerMag1.2.pri, whole genome shotgun sequence DNA harbors:
- the LOC129456537 gene encoding uncharacterized protein LOC129456537 isoform X1 — MLLRRAKACTPLYCCLPNMRPPRRRPRPRRKSRSRRRSHTVALKYYRNEAYDGTPHKCATTFMKNKYGKYVKLTKKNGLKLVATDTQDGAITCNLEIWKWNTNIAFCFKYGESEVYVVTEDENKLELTRLEQITDDGIKETIQSLRPWFQIEPVGNHFCIRAANSKKYLTIEENRCITLSNRQGLDSTFCTLPCRCNEEGCSGV, encoded by the exons ATGTTACTGCGCAGGGCCAAAGCTTGTACGCCTTTATACTGCTGCCTTCCGAACATGAGGCCACCCCGGCGGAGACCACGACCCCGGAGAAAATCACGGTCCCGGCGCCGCTCTCACAC AGTAGCTCTAAAATACTACAGAAACGAGGCATATGATGGCACACCTCACAAATGTGCAACAACCTTTATGAAGAATAAATATGGAAAATACGTTAAATTAACCAAAAAGAATGGATTGAAGCTGGTAGCGACTGACACTCAAGACGGAGCTATCACTT GTAACTTGGAGATATGGAAATGGAACACGAACATTGCATTCTGTTTTAAGTATGGTGAGAGTGAAGTCTATGTGGTTACTGAAGACGAAAATAAACTTGAG CTGACCCGGCTGGAGCAAATCACGGATGATGGCATTAAAGAAACTATCCAGAGCTTGAGGCCTTGGTTTCAAATTGAACCCGTTGGGAATCATTTCTGTATCCGGGCAGCGaactcaaaaaaatatttaacaataGAAGAAAATAGGTGCATTACCCTCAGTAACAGG CAAGGCTTGGACAGCACCTTTTGTACACTTCCCTGTCGATGTAACGAAGAAGGGTGCTCTGGGGTGTGA
- the LOC129456537 gene encoding uncharacterized protein LOC129456537 isoform X2 encodes MRPPRRRPRPRRKSRSRRRSHTVALKYYRNEAYDGTPHKCATTFMKNKYGKYVKLTKKNGLKLVATDTQDGAITCNLEIWKWNTNIAFCFKYGESEVYVVTEDENKLELTRLEQITDDGIKETIQSLRPWFQIEPVGNHFCIRAANSKKYLTIEENRCITLSNRAWTAPFVHFPVDVTKKGALGCESSG; translated from the exons ATGAGGCCACCCCGGCGGAGACCACGACCCCGGAGAAAATCACGGTCCCGGCGCCGCTCTCACAC AGTAGCTCTAAAATACTACAGAAACGAGGCATATGATGGCACACCTCACAAATGTGCAACAACCTTTATGAAGAATAAATATGGAAAATACGTTAAATTAACCAAAAAGAATGGATTGAAGCTGGTAGCGACTGACACTCAAGACGGAGCTATCACTT GTAACTTGGAGATATGGAAATGGAACACGAACATTGCATTCTGTTTTAAGTATGGTGAGAGTGAAGTCTATGTGGTTACTGAAGACGAAAATAAACTTGAG CTGACCCGGCTGGAGCAAATCACGGATGATGGCATTAAAGAAACTATCCAGAGCTTGAGGCCTTGGTTTCAAATTGAACCCGTTGGGAATCATTTCTGTATCCGGGCAGCGaactcaaaaaaatatttaacaataGAAGAAAATAGGTGCATTACCCTCAGTAACAGG GCTTGGACAGCACCTTTTGTACACTTCCCTGTCGATGTAACGAAGAAGGGTGCTCTGGGGTGTGAGTCTTCAGGATGA